One Pseudomonas sp. FP1742 genomic window carries:
- a CDS encoding RNA polymerase sigma factor, which translates to MSDPAISSTASSDESLLARYRSGDGPAFEVLYARHRQGLYRFLLGLSGKPELAEEVYQETWLSLIRSTSQPQGRANFRTWLYQIARNRLIDHWRKHGIHNPLHDSYDEQAHALIDDAADPEQLLSLSRDGQRLETALQTLPADQREVFLLRAHGDLDLPQIATLTETPLETVKSRLRYAQQKLRRLLAEEVLT; encoded by the coding sequence ATGTCCGATCCTGCAATCAGCTCAACCGCCAGCAGCGACGAGTCGCTGCTGGCGCGCTACCGCTCGGGCGACGGGCCGGCGTTCGAAGTTTTGTACGCCCGCCACCGCCAGGGCCTGTATCGATTCCTTCTCGGCCTCAGCGGTAAACCCGAACTGGCCGAAGAGGTGTACCAGGAAACCTGGCTGAGCCTGATCCGCAGCACCAGTCAGCCACAAGGCCGGGCGAACTTTCGTACCTGGCTCTACCAGATCGCCCGCAACCGCCTGATCGATCACTGGCGCAAACACGGCATCCACAACCCCTTGCACGACAGCTACGACGAACAGGCCCACGCCCTGATCGACGACGCAGCCGACCCCGAACAACTGCTGAGCCTGAGCCGCGACGGTCAACGCCTCGAAACCGCCCTGCAAACCCTGCCCGCGGACCAGCGCGAAGTGTTCCTGCTACGCGCCCACGGCGACCTCGACCTGCCGCAGATCGCCACCCTCACCGAAACACCGCTGGAAACCGTTAAAAGCCGCTTGCGCTACGCCCAGCAAAAACTGCGTCGGCTGCTGGCCGAGGAGGTACTGACATGA
- a CDS encoding type II toxin-antitoxin system HicA family toxin has translation MGFLRLTNRVGSRVRFELNGVVGTFHRTHPDKEAKPYQVRAFLEQSGVTA, from the coding sequence TTGGGATTTCTCCGCCTTACCAATCGCGTTGGGTCCCGGGTACGCTTTGAGCTGAACGGTGTTGTCGGCACCTTTCATCGAACACACCCGGATAAAGAAGCAAAGCCCTACCAGGTTCGCGCTTTCCTTGAGCAATCAGGAGTCACCGCATGA
- a CDS encoding DUF3077 domain-containing protein, protein MTKQSELKTIGFTPFHYGSVEPLFRVNGGVPISEALAQASDLLFLAKSFAEDAAYAKDTDRHAWAAHYLTAMGKAVVDDVVKVLTQPPQTATQQTAE, encoded by the coding sequence ATGACCAAGCAATCTGAACTGAAAACCATCGGTTTCACACCCTTCCACTACGGCTCTGTTGAACCGCTGTTTCGAGTGAATGGTGGTGTGCCCATCAGCGAAGCGTTGGCGCAGGCGTCCGACCTGTTGTTCCTGGCTAAGTCGTTTGCTGAGGATGCGGCCTACGCAAAAGACACCGACCGCCACGCCTGGGCCGCGCACTATTTGACGGCGATGGGTAAGGCGGTGGTTGATGATGTGGTGAAAGTTCTGACGCAACCACCGCAGACGGCGACGCAACAAACCGCAGAATAG
- a CDS encoding class I SAM-dependent DNA methyltransferase, translating to MNHAVHNKLVSFIWSIADDCLRDVYVRGKYRDVILPMVVLRRLDALLEPSKPKVMDELALQQSEMGLTELDESALQAASGYVFYNISKWTLNQLQKTATNNQQILLSNFEEYLDGFSGNVKDIIRRFNLKAQVRHMASKDVLLDVLEKFTSPYINLTPKDIEDPEGNRLPALSNLGMGYVFEELIRKFNEENNEEAGEHFTPREVIELMTHLVFDPIKDRLPTVMTIYDPACGSGGMLTESQNFIEEKYPDPSTQRDVYLYGKEINDETYAICKSDMMIKGNNPAHIRPGSTLSVDEFAGSRFDFMLSNPPYGKSWASEQKFIKDGGDVIDPRFKVTLRDYWDNAEVQDATPRSSDGQLLFLMEMVSKMKAPGEAGLGSRIASVHNGSSLFTGDAGGGESNIRRHIIENDLLDAIIQLPNNLFYNTGITTYIWLLSSNKPARRRGKVQLIDASLLYRKLRKNLGNKNCEFAAEHIERITQIYLNLDNIDRPAGGDGVAARVFDNRDFGYYKVNIERPDRRKAQFSAERIETLRFDKALREPMEWIYQQWGEAVYQDQTLAKHEKAILAWCEEQGLELNAKQRKKLLNLETWMKQSLLVTVSNYLMQAVGTDEFDDFNLFAKQVDKVLKQLGRDSGIKLGASERNQLLNAVSWYDENAAKVIRKIEKLDREELPALLHRLGCREPELPDFGYYSNGKPGEFITYESSSELRDSESIPLADSIHRFFQAEVQPHVEEAWINLESVKIGYEISFNKYFYKHQPLRSMGEVAREIVALEQQAEGLIAEILGIRVKDVSGVRND from the coding sequence GTGAACCACGCGGTCCACAACAAACTGGTTTCTTTCATCTGGTCCATTGCTGACGATTGCCTGCGCGATGTCTATGTGCGCGGCAAGTACCGCGACGTCATTCTGCCCATGGTGGTGCTGCGCCGCCTGGATGCCCTGCTGGAGCCGAGTAAACCCAAGGTGATGGACGAGTTGGCGCTGCAGCAGAGCGAGATGGGCCTGACCGAACTGGATGAGAGCGCCCTGCAAGCCGCTTCCGGCTATGTGTTCTATAACATCAGCAAGTGGACACTGAACCAGCTGCAGAAGACTGCCACCAACAATCAGCAAATCCTCCTGTCCAACTTTGAGGAATACCTCGACGGCTTCAGCGGCAACGTCAAGGACATCATCCGGCGCTTCAACCTTAAGGCTCAGGTGCGCCACATGGCCAGCAAAGACGTGCTGCTGGATGTGCTGGAAAAATTCACCTCCCCCTACATTAACCTGACTCCGAAGGATATCGAGGATCCGGAAGGCAACCGCCTGCCTGCCTTGAGTAACCTGGGCATGGGCTATGTGTTCGAGGAACTGATCCGCAAGTTCAACGAAGAGAACAACGAGGAAGCGGGCGAGCACTTCACCCCGCGCGAAGTGATCGAGCTGATGACCCATCTGGTGTTCGACCCAATCAAGGATCGTCTGCCCACGGTCATGACCATTTATGATCCGGCCTGCGGCAGCGGCGGCATGCTCACCGAGTCGCAGAACTTCATCGAAGAGAAGTATCCGGATCCGAGCACGCAGCGGGACGTCTATCTCTATGGCAAGGAAATCAACGACGAGACCTATGCCATCTGCAAGTCGGACATGATGATCAAGGGCAATAACCCCGCCCATATCCGCCCCGGCTCCACCCTGTCCGTCGACGAATTTGCCGGCAGCCGCTTCGACTTCATGCTGTCCAATCCGCCCTATGGCAAGAGCTGGGCCAGCGAACAGAAATTCATCAAGGACGGTGGCGACGTCATCGACCCGCGCTTCAAGGTCACGCTCCGGGACTACTGGGACAACGCAGAAGTGCAGGACGCTACCCCGCGCTCCAGTGATGGCCAGCTGCTATTCCTGATGGAAATGGTCAGCAAAATGAAGGCTCCGGGTGAAGCCGGTCTGGGTTCGCGCATCGCCTCGGTGCACAACGGCTCGAGCCTGTTCACCGGCGACGCAGGCGGTGGCGAGAGCAATATCCGCCGTCACATCATCGAAAACGATCTACTGGACGCAATCATCCAGTTGCCTAACAACCTGTTCTACAACACCGGTATCACCACCTATATCTGGCTGCTGTCCAGTAACAAGCCGGCACGTCGACGAGGCAAAGTGCAGTTGATTGATGCCAGCCTGTTGTACCGCAAGCTGCGCAAGAACCTGGGCAACAAGAACTGCGAGTTTGCTGCCGAACATATCGAGCGGATCACCCAGATCTACCTCAATCTGGACAACATCGACCGCCCGGCCGGCGGTGACGGCGTCGCCGCTCGAGTATTCGACAACCGCGACTTCGGCTATTACAAGGTCAACATCGAGCGGCCGGACCGGCGTAAGGCGCAGTTCAGTGCCGAGCGCATCGAAACCCTGCGCTTCGACAAGGCCCTGCGCGAGCCTATGGAGTGGATCTACCAGCAGTGGGGCGAGGCGGTGTACCAGGATCAGACCCTGGCCAAGCATGAAAAGGCCATTCTCGCTTGGTGCGAAGAGCAGGGCCTGGAGCTTAACGCCAAACAGCGCAAGAAGCTGCTGAATCTCGAAACCTGGATGAAGCAGTCCCTGCTGGTGACTGTGTCTAACTACCTGATGCAGGCAGTCGGCACCGATGAGTTCGACGACTTCAACCTGTTCGCTAAGCAGGTTGACAAGGTGCTCAAGCAGTTGGGCCGTGACTCCGGCATCAAGCTCGGTGCCAGCGAGCGCAACCAACTGCTCAATGCCGTGAGTTGGTACGACGAAAACGCTGCAAAGGTAATCCGCAAGATCGAGAAGTTAGACCGCGAGGAACTGCCGGCCCTGCTGCACAGGCTGGGTTGCCGCGAGCCGGAACTGCCCGACTTCGGCTACTACTCCAACGGCAAGCCCGGCGAGTTCATTACCTACGAGTCCAGCAGCGAACTGCGTGACAGCGAGAGCATCCCGCTGGCGGACTCTATCCACCGCTTTTTCCAGGCCGAAGTGCAGCCCCATGTCGAGGAGGCCTGGATCAATCTGGAGTCGGTCAAGATCGGCTACGAGATCAGCTTTAACAAGTACTTCTACAAGCACCAGCCGTTGCGCAGCATGGGGGAAGTAGCACGGGAGATCGTGGCGCTGGAGCAGCAGGCGGAGGGGTTGATTGCAGAGATTCTCGGGATTCGGGTCAAGGATGTTTCGGGGGTGAGGAATGACTAA
- a CDS encoding restriction endonuclease subunit S, translating to MTNFLEVMPKYAAYKKSTIENIECIPQGWSVKSIRYAFKFLNSRRIPLSASQREARKGEYPYYGASGIIDYVDGYLFDESLILIAEDGANLLSKSTPLAFVAEGRYWVNNHAHILRPNSFGFIYWAELLSSLDYTAFISGAAQPKLTRDRLGGVRIPVPPTDEITHIANFLNSKTAQINQAISVKERQVNLLKEREQILIQRAVTRGLNPDAPMRDSGSEWIGEIPTHWGIMANRALFRERVEPGKEELPLLSVSIHSGVSDEEMSEDENIRGRVKIEDKTKYIRVRPGDIAFNMMRAWQGAIGAVRVEGMVSPAYTIAVPCSRLDARFFEYQYRTPGFIQQMDRYSKGITDFRKRLYWDGFKQLITLVPPVEEQRAIVEFIEQAMLKQEAAVALLEQQITKLKEYKSTVINSAVTGKIKVPGVVEPTEIKEREIA from the coding sequence ATGACTAATTTCTTAGAGGTAATGCCTAAGTACGCGGCATATAAGAAGTCGACAATAGAAAATATTGAATGTATTCCTCAAGGATGGAGCGTTAAATCCATTCGTTACGCTTTTAAGTTTTTGAACAGCCGGCGTATCCCTCTGAGCGCTTCTCAGCGAGAGGCTCGTAAAGGAGAGTACCCATATTATGGTGCGAGCGGAATAATTGATTATGTAGATGGGTATCTATTTGACGAGTCCTTGATTTTGATTGCTGAGGACGGCGCAAATCTTCTAAGCAAGTCTACACCGCTAGCATTTGTCGCCGAGGGTAGATACTGGGTAAATAATCACGCACACATTCTTAGGCCGAATTCTTTTGGATTCATTTATTGGGCTGAATTGCTTAGCTCTCTTGATTATACCGCTTTCATTTCTGGTGCCGCTCAGCCGAAATTGACACGCGACAGATTAGGTGGCGTGAGAATACCTGTTCCGCCAACAGATGAAATAACGCATATAGCCAACTTTTTAAACAGCAAAACGGCGCAAATCAACCAGGCTATCAGTGTTAAAGAAAGGCAGGTGAATCTGCTTAAAGAGCGCGAGCAAATACTGATACAACGTGCTGTAACCCGTGGCCTTAACCCTGATGCGCCCATGCGGGATTCCGGCAGTGAATGGATTGGCGAGATTCCGACGCATTGGGGGATTATGGCCAACCGTGCCTTGTTCCGTGAGCGAGTCGAACCTGGAAAAGAGGAACTGCCTCTGCTTTCGGTTTCCATCCATTCCGGCGTGTCCGACGAAGAGATGTCCGAGGACGAGAACATCCGTGGTCGCGTAAAGATAGAAGATAAAACCAAGTACATCCGTGTTCGACCAGGCGATATCGCCTTCAACATGATGAGGGCGTGGCAGGGGGCAATTGGTGCGGTGCGCGTGGAGGGTATGGTCAGCCCCGCTTATACCATTGCGGTTCCTTGCTCGCGCCTCGATGCCCGGTTCTTCGAGTACCAGTACCGTACGCCCGGCTTTATCCAGCAGATGGATCGTTACTCAAAAGGCATTACAGATTTCCGCAAAAGGCTCTACTGGGATGGCTTCAAGCAACTGATAACCCTGGTACCCCCTGTTGAGGAACAACGGGCCATCGTTGAGTTTATCGAGCAGGCGATGCTGAAGCAGGAGGCTGCCGTTGCCTTGCTTGAACAACAAATCACCAAACTCAAAGAATATAAATCCACCGTGATTAATAGCGCCGTCACCGGCAAGATCAAGGTGCCGGGCGTGGTGGAGCCTACCGAGATAAAGGAACGGGAGATCGCCTGA